The Streptomyces sp. NBC_00659 genomic interval AGCTGGAGGAGCGGATGCGCCGGATCGGGCTGGCCGCGATGGCGCCCGGGCGCGCGGTCGCGGAGCTCGGGCGAACCTCCTCGGGCGGCTGCTTCTCGGTGGCGGACGTCGACTGGAAGCGGTTCACGGGGAACCTGGTGCGGCGCGACCGGTTCTACGACGAGTTGGTCGCCGTCCCGCGGTCCGGCGAGGCCGTGAGCACGGCCGTGGAGGACTCCCCCGCCGGGCTCGTGCAGCGGCTGCGTGCCGCGGCGAGCGGTGAGCACGGGCAGCTGGTCCTCGCGTCGGTGCGAGCCGAGGTGGCCGGGGTGCTCGGTCACGCGTCGGCGGACGCGGTCGACCCGGAGCGCGAGTTCAAGCTGCTCGGTCTCGACTCGCTGACCGCCGTCGAGCTGCGCAACCGTCTCACCGCCGCCACGGGGCTGCGGCTGCCCGCGACGGCGGTCTACGACTACCCGACCCCGGCCGTGCTCGCCGCCCACCTGCGGGCCGAACTCGTCGGCGGGGATCCGGAGTCGGCCGTGGACGCGACGGTCCCGGTGCCCCCGGTGGACGACGACCCGATCGCGATCGTGTCGATGAGCTGCCGCTACCCCGGCGGGGTCGGCTCGCCCGAGGACCTGTGGCGCCTGGTCGCCGACGGGGTCGACGCGATGGGCGACCTGCCGGCCGACCGCGGCTGGGACGTGGAGAACCTGTACGACCCCGACCCGGACGCCTCCGGACGTACGTACGTCCGCGAGGGCGGCTTCCTGTACGACGCGGGCGGCTTCGACGCCGAGTTCTTCGGGATCAGCCCGCGCGAGGCACTCGCCATGGACCCGCAGCAACGGCTCCTGCTGGAGACGTCCTGGGAGGCCTTCGAACGGGCCGGCATCGACCCGCACTCGGTGCGCGGCGGCCGGGTCGGCGTCTTCGCCGGCACCAGCAACCTCGACTACACCAAGGCGGTGCGCGAGGTACCGGAGGAGCTGGAGGGCCACCTCGGCCTCGGCAACTCGGCGAGCGTGGTCTCGGGTCGTGTCTCGTACGTTCTCGGGCTGGAGGGCCCGGCCTTCACCGTCGACACGGCCTGCTCGTCCTCACTGGTCGCGATCCACCTGGCCGCGCAGGCTCTGCGGGGCGGCGAGTGCTCGATGGCGCTGGCCGCGGGCGTGACCATCATGTCCAGCCCCAACGCCTTTGTGGAGTTCAGTCGCCAGCGCGGCCTGGCCCAGGACGGCCGGGTCAAGGCCTTCGCGGCAGCCGCGGACGGCACGGGCTGGGGCGAGGGCGTGGGTGTGCTGCTCCTGGAGCGGCTGTCCGACGCACGGCGCAACGGGCACGAGGTGCTGGCCGTGGTCAGTGGCTCGGCCGTCAACCAGGACGGTGCGAGCAACGGGCTGACAGCGCCGAACGGTCCGTCGCAGCAGCGGGTGATCCGGCAGGCGCTCGCCGGTGCGGGGCTGTCCCCCGCCGATGTGGACGCGGTGGAGGCACACGGCACGGGGACCAAGCTGGGTGACCCGATCGAGGCCCAGGCTCTGCTCGCCACCTACGGCAAGAACCGCGAACAACCCCTGTGGCTCGGGTCCGTCAAGTCCAACATCGGGCACACCCAGGCTGCCGCGGGCGTGGCCGGTGTGATCAAGATGGTGCAGGCGATGCGGCACGGGGTGCTGCCCAAGACCCTGCACGTGGATGAGCCGACGCCGCACGTGGACTGGTCGGCGGGTGCGGTGGAGCTGCTGGCCCAGGCCCGGGAGTGGCCCGAGGTGGACCGGCCGCGCCGGGCGGGTGTGTCCTCGTTCGGGATCAGCGGCACCAATGCGCACGTGATCCTGGAGCAGGCGACGGAGGAGCGGGCCGAAGTCGAGCCCGCGCGTGAACTGCCCTTTGTGCCTTGGGTGTTGTCGGCCAAGAGCCGGCCCGCTTTGCGGGATCAGGCCGCACGGCTCGCCGCCCATCTCTCCGGGCGCGATCACACTCCTGCCGAGGTCGCCCTGTCGCTGGCCACCACCCGCGCCCGCCTCGACCAGCGGGCCGTGGTCATCGGCAGCAACCGGGAGGAGCTGATCGCGGGGCTCGCGGCCGTGGCCGAGGGACGCCCCGGGATCGTCACGGGGACTGCCCGGACCGGGCGCACCGCGTTCCTGTTCACCGGTCAGGGCGCCCAACGCGCTGGTATGGGAAGGAGTTGTATGACGTCTTCCCCGTCTTCGCCGACGCGCTGGACACCGCATGCGCCGCACTCGACACCTACTTGGACCGGCCGCTGAAGGACGTGATGTTCGCGGCCGAGGACGATCTCCTCGACCAGACCCAGTACACCCAGGCCGCCCTCTTCGCCTTCGAGACCGCCCTCCACCGGCTCGTCACCAGCTGGGGCATCACCCCCGACACCCTGGCCGGACACTCCATCGGCGAACTCACCGCCGCCCACCTCGCCGGACTGTGGACCCTGGACGACGCCGCCCGCGTGGTCACCGCACGCGGACGCCTCATGCAAGCCCTCCCCGCCGGCGGCGCCATGGCCGCCATCGAAGCAACCGAACAGGAAATAACCCCGCTGCTGCGCGGACAGGCCGTCATCGCCGCCGTCAACGGACCCACCTCCACCGTCATCTCCGGCGACGAAGAATCCGTGGAAGCGGTCCTCGCCGAACTCTCCACCCAGGGACGGAAGGTCAAACGGCTCACCGTCAGCCACGCCTTCCACTCACCCCTCATGGAACCCATGCTCCACGACTTCCAACAAGTCCTGGAGTCGGTCGAGTTCCACTCCCCCACCCTGCCGATCATCTCCAACCTCACCGGACAACCCGCCGACCCCACCGACCTCCAGACCCCGACCTACTGGGTCCGCCACGTCCGCCAGACCGTCCGCTTCCACGACAGCCTCCACACCCTCGCCGACCAGAACACCACCCGCCTCCTCGAAATCGGACCCGACGGAATCCTCACCGCCCTCGCCGCAGACACCCTCGAAGACACCACGTCCATCGCCACCCAGACCCGAAAGCACTCCGGGCCCTCGGCTCTGCTCGATGCCGTCGCCCAGCTCCACGTGCACGGCGCGTTGGTCGACTGGAGCGCCTACCTCGCGGGCTCCGGCGACGGGACCGTCGACCTGCCCACCTACCCCTTCCAGCACACCCACTACTGGCTGGAGCCCACGGCCGCCGAGGAACCGGCAGGCACTGATGCCCAGTTGTGGGAGGCCGTCGAGGGCGACGATCTCCAGTCGCTGGCCGAGGTGCTGGGGACGGACGTGGACGAACGGCTGGAGGCGCTGCTGCCGCTGCTCTCGTCGTACCGCCGGGCGGTACGGCACGAGGACGCGACGACGGCCTGGCGGTACCGGGTCGGCTGGCAGCGGCTGGTGTCCGGGCGGGGTTCGGGCCCGGGTGGGCAGGCACGCCGTTGGCTGGTCGTGCTGCCGGAGGAGTCGGCGGCGGACTCGCCGTACTCGGATCTGAGCGGTCTGGAGGGGAAGGGTGTCGTGCCCGTCCCGCTGCGGCTGCCGAAGGGGGCTGGCCGGGCTGCGGTGGCGGAGGCTCTGCGTGCCGCCGCGCCGGCGGGGCCGGACGAGATCGGTGGCGTGCTGTCCCTGCTCGGGCTGGACGAAGAGCCTCTGGAGGAGTTCCCGTCCGTGTCCGCCGGGCTCGCCGGCACTCTCGCGCTCAGCCAGGCCCTCGGTGACATCGGTCTGGCCTGCCCGCTGTGGCTGGCCACCAGCGGTGCCGTCGCCGTCGGCGCCGGCGACGCCGTCACCCGGCCGACCCAGACCCAGCTCTGGGGTCTGGGGCAGACGTTGGGGGCGGAATCTCCGGACCGGTGGGGCGGGCTGATCGATCTGCCCGCCGTGCCCGACACCCGCACGCTGGAGCAACTGGCCGCCGTACTCGCCGACCCGCAGGACGAGAACCAGCTCGCCCTGCGCCCTTCCGGCGCCCACGCCCGCCGCCTCACCCACACCACCCACACCACCCCCGACCAGCACTGGCAACCCCACGGCACCGTCCTCGTCACCGGCGGCACCGGCGCCCTCGGCACCCACGTCGCCCGCTGGCTCGCCACCCACGGAGCCCAGCACCTCATCCTCACCAGCCGACGCGGACCCCACGCACCAGGAGCAGCACAACTCCAGACCGAACTCGAAAACCTCGGCACCCACGTCACCATCACCGCCTGCGACACCTCCGACCGCCACGCCCTCGCCGCACTCCTCGACCAACACCCGCTCAACGCCGTCGTCCACACCGCCGGCGTCCTCGACGACGGCGTCCTGGACACCCTCACCCCCCACCGCCTCCACACCGTCCTGACCGCCAAAGCCACCACCGCCCACCACCTCCACGAACTCACCACCGGACACGACCTCGACGCCTTCATCCTCTTCTCGTCCGTGGCGGGGGCGTTCGGGGCCGCCGGACAGGGGAACTACGCGGCGGCCAACGCCTACCTGGACGGCCTCGCGGAGCACCGCCGCTCCCTCGGACTGCCCGCCACCTCCATCGCCTGGGGCGCCTGGGCCGAGGGCGGCATGGCGACCGGCGGAGCGGCGGCCAGGCGGCTGGAGCTGAGCGGGGTGCGGCCGATGGCGCCGCAGGACGCGGTGGCGAAGCTGCGGCACGCCGCGGACGGCCGTACGGGCGGGTTCGTCGTCGCGGACATCGCGTGGGACCTGTTCACCCGGGAGTCGGGCTCCGGCCGGCCGAACCCGCTGTTCACTGCCCTGCCCGAGGTACGGGCGGCCCAGCCGGACGGCACGGCCGAACGGCGGGAGGCGGAGCCGGCCGAGGCACTGCTCGCGCGGCTCGCGGACGCGTCGGGGCCCGAGCGGGTCCGGGTGCTCGGCGGGCTGGTGCGGCGCGGGGCGGCCGAGGTGCTCGGCTTCGGTTCGCCCGACGCGGTCGATCCGGAACGGGGCTTCGTGGAGCTCGGCTTCGACTCGCTGCTCGCGGTCCGGCTGCGCAACCGGCTGGGCGCGGAGACGGGTCTGCGGCTGCCGCACACGGTGATCTACGACCACCCGACCCCGGCGGCGCTGGCCGCGCACCTGCTGGCGGAGCTGTTCGCCGCCCCGGAGGAGGACCCCGAGCCGGTGCCGGAGGTCGTACCGGACGGCGCGCTGCTGGAGACCGACCTGGACGCGCTCGATGTGGACGCACTGATCCAACTGACACGCAAGAGCCTGTGAAACCCTCTTCATCGCGGGAGCTGGACAGCGAATGACGAACAAGCCGAACACCTCTCCCGAGGCCGTCGTTGAGGCTCTGCGGGACTCCCTCAAGGAGATCGGCCGGCTGCGGCAGCAGAACCAGCAGCTGGCCTCCGCCGCACACGAGCCGATCGCGATCGTCTCCATGAGCTGCCGTTTCCCCGGCGGGGTGCACTCTCCGGAGGACTTCTGGCGGCTGCTGGCCGAGGGCCGGGACGCCGTCGGGGACATGCCGGCCGACCGCGGCTGGGACGTCGAGGCCCTCTATGACCCGGACCCGGACAAGACCGGCAAGAGCTATGTGAAGCAGGGCGGGTTCCTGTACGACGCGGGGGACTTCGACGCGGAGTTCTTCGGGATCAGCCCGCGTGAGGCGCTCGCCATGGACCCGCAGCAGCGGCTGCTGCTGGAGACGTCCTGGGAGGCCTTCGAGCGGGCCGGGATCGTGCCCGCGCGGTGCGAGCAGAAGGCCGGTGTGTTCATCGGCAGCAACACGCAGGAGTACGCCTCGCTGGCCGGGGACAATCCGCCGGAGGGCCTGGAGGGCCATCTGGGCACGGGCAGCGCGGCGAGCATCGCCTCGGGCCGGATCGCGTACACGCTCGGGCTGGAGGGCCCGGCGCTGACCGTCGACACGGCCTGCTCGTCGTCGCTGGTCGCGATCCACCTGGCGGCGCAGGCGCTGCGGGGCGGGGAGTGTGAGCTGGCGCTGGCCGGCGGTGTCACGCTGCTGCCGAACACGGCGCCGTTCGTGGAGCTGTCCCGGCAGGGCGCGTTGTCGCCGGACGGCCGCTGCAAGGCGTTCTCGGCGGACGCGGACGGGGCCGGGTGGGCCGAGGGCGTGGGCATCCTGCTCCTGGAGCGGCTCTCGGACGCCCGTCGCCATGGCCACCGGGTCTTGGGTGTGATCCGCGGCTCGGCGGTCAACCAGGACGGTGCCAGCAGCGGTCTGACCGCGCCCAACGGGCCGGCACAGCAGCGCGTGATCCGTCAGGCTCTGGCAGCCGCCCGGCTGAAGGCCGCCGACGTGGACGCCGTGGACGCGCACGGCACGGGCACCAGGCTCGGTGACCCGATCGAGGCGCAGGCCCTGTTCGCCACCTACGGCAAGGACCGCGAACGGCCGCTGTGGCTGGGCTCGGTGAAGTCGAACATCGGGCACACGCAGGCCGCCGCCGGGGTGGCCAGCGTGATGAAGATGGTGCTGGGCATGGCCCACGGGGTTCTGCCGCGCACGCTCCATGCGGACGAGCCGTCGTCGTACGTCGACTGGTCGTCCGGGTCGGTGCGGCTGCTGACGGAGGCGGTGGACTGGCCGGCCGGAGAGCGGGCGCGCCGGGCGGGCATCTCGTCGTTCGGTATCAGCGGTACCAACGCGCATGTGATCGTGGAGGAGGCGCCGGCCCTCGAGGCGGCGCCCGCCGCCGTACCCGAGCCGAATCTGGTGCCCCTCGCGCTGTCCGCCAAGTCGGAGGCGGGGCTGCGTGAGCAGGCCGCGCGGCTCGCGGAGTTCCTCGCCGAGCATCCGGAAGTGGCCCCCGCCGACGCGGGTCACGCGCTCGCGACGACGCGCACGCACTTCGCGCACCGGGGTGTGGTGCTCGGTACGGAGCGCGCGGAACTGGCGGCGGGACTCGCGGCGTTGGCCGACGACGAGCCGCGGGCGAACGTGGTGCGGTCGACGACCGCTCCGTCCGGTGGTGTGGTGTTCGTGTTCCCGGGTCAGGGTTCGCAGTGGGCCGGGATGGCCGCCGAACTCCTGGACTCCAGCGAGGTGTTCGCCCGCTCCGTCGAGGACATCACCGCCGTCCTCGACCCCCTGCTCGACTGGTCCGTCAAGGACGTCCTGCACCAGAGCCCCGACGCACCCTCACTCGAACGCATCGACGTCATCCAGCCCGTGCTGTTCACCGTCATGCTCTCCCTCGCCGCCCTCTGGCAGGCCCACGGCGTCACCCCCGACGCCGTCATCGGCCACTCCCAGGGCGAAGTCTGCGCCGCCGTCCTGTCCGGAGCCCTCACCCTCGAGGACGGCGCCCGCATCATCGTCGAACGCTCCCGCGCCTGGGCCACCCTCTCCGGCCACGGCGCCATGGCCTCCCTCTCCCTGCCCCTGGACAAAGCCACCGAACTCCTGCAGCGCTGGCCCGCACGCCTCGGCATCGCCGCCGTCAACAGCCCCACCACCGTCACCGTCTCCGGCGACCCCCAAGCCATCACCGAAATCATCACCACCGCACAAGCCGACGGCACACGCGCCAAACAGATCCCCGGCGTCGACACCGCAGGACACTCCCCCCAGGTCGACCAACTCCGCGACCGCCTCCTCGACAACCTGGGAACCATCACCCCCCGCCGGACCGACATCGCCTTCTACTCCACCGTCACCGGCAAAGCCCTCGACCCACTCGAACTCGACCAGAACTACTGGTACCGCAACGTCCGCGAGACCGTCGACTTCCACACCACCGTCAAAACCCTCCTCACCGACGGCTTCCGCACCTTCATCGAAATGAGCCCCCATCCCGTCCTCGCCCACGCACTCCAGGACACCGCAGAAGCAGCAGGCATCACCGACCCCGCCGTACTCGCCTCACTACGCCGCGACCAAGGCGGCTGGGACCGCTTCGCCCGCTCCCTCGCCGAGGCGCACGCCCGGGGCGTGGAACTGGACTGGGACGCCCTCCTCCCCCAGCGCACCGGCACCCACGTCGACCTGCCCACCTATGCCTTCCAACGCCGCCGCTACTGGCTCCAGGGATCCGCGGGACAGGCCGGCGACGTCACCGCCGCCGGCCTCAAGCCCGCCGGGCACCCCCTGCTCGGCGCGATCCTCACCCTCCCCGACGGCGAGGGCCTGCTCCTCACCGGACGGCTCTCCACCACGGCCCAGCCCTGGCTCGCCGACCACGCCATCGACAACACCGTCCTCTTCCCCGGCACCGGCTTCGTCGAACTGGCCACGCGTGCCGGTGACCTCACCGGATGCGGCAACCTCGACGAACTCACCCTGGAGCACCCGCTGGTGCTGCCGGCGCGGGACGCGGTCCAGGTGCAGCTCCGGGTCGACGGCCCGGACGAGGACGGCAGTCGGCGCTTCACCGTGCACTCGCGGCCCGACGACGCCGAACCGGACACCCCCTGGACCCGGCACGCCACCGGCACCCTGGGCGTCTCGGCGCCGGCGGCCCGGCAGACGGCGTACGACTTCCACGCCTGGCCGCCGCAGGGCGCCGAACCGGTCGACATCGACGGCCTGTACGACCGGATCGCCGCGACCGGCATCCAGTACGGGCCGGTGTTCCAGGGCCTGCGGGCCGCCTGGCGGCGCGGCGACGAGGTGTTCGCCGAGGTCCGGCTGCCCGAGGACAGCCACAGCGAGGCGGCACAGTACGCCTTGCACCCCGCGCTTCTCGACTCCGCCCTGCACGCCCTGGGCCTGGGGTCGCTGACCGACACCGGGGACGGGCTGGTGCCGTTCCTGTGGAGCGGTGTCAGCCTGCATGCGGCCGGGGCGTCCGCGCTGCGCGTGCGGCTGTCCCGTACGGCGGGCGAGGGCATCGCCCTGGAGGCGGCCGACGCCTCGGGCGGCCCGGTGGCGAGCGTGGACTCGCTCGTGCTGCGGCCGGTGCCGCGCGACCATTTGCGGGCCGCCGCCGACCCGGTGGCCGACGCGCTGTTCCGGATCGAGTGGACGCCCGTGTCCGCCGAGGGGACGGGCGAGGGCTGGACGGTGCTGGGCGCCGACCGGTTCGGGCTGCCGGAGGCGTCGGGCGAGCCCCGGTCGGTGTTCCACACCCCGCAGCCGCCCGCCTTCACGGACGCGGCCGGGCTCGCCGAGGCCG includes:
- a CDS encoding SDR family NAD(P)-dependent oxidoreductase — protein: MYDVFPVFADALDTACAALDTYLDRPLKDVMFAAEDDLLDQTQYTQAALFAFETALHRLVTSWGITPDTLAGHSIGELTAAHLAGLWTLDDAARVVTARGRLMQALPAGGAMAAIEATEQEITPLLRGQAVIAAVNGPTSTVISGDEESVEAVLAELSTQGRKVKRLTVSHAFHSPLMEPMLHDFQQVLESVEFHSPTLPIISNLTGQPADPTDLQTPTYWVRHVRQTVRFHDSLHTLADQNTTRLLEIGPDGILTALAADTLEDTTSIATQTRKHSGPSALLDAVAQLHVHGALVDWSAYLAGSGDGTVDLPTYPFQHTHYWLEPTAAEEPAGTDAQLWEAVEGDDLQSLAEVLGTDVDERLEALLPLLSSYRRAVRHEDATTAWRYRVGWQRLVSGRGSGPGGQARRWLVVLPEESAADSPYSDLSGLEGKGVVPVPLRLPKGAGRAAVAEALRAAAPAGPDEIGGVLSLLGLDEEPLEEFPSVSAGLAGTLALSQALGDIGLACPLWLATSGAVAVGAGDAVTRPTQTQLWGLGQTLGAESPDRWGGLIDLPAVPDTRTLEQLAAVLADPQDENQLALRPSGAHARRLTHTTHTTPDQHWQPHGTVLVTGGTGALGTHVARWLATHGAQHLILTSRRGPHAPGAAQLQTELENLGTHVTITACDTSDRHALAALLDQHPLNAVVHTAGVLDDGVLDTLTPHRLHTVLTAKATTAHHLHELTTGHDLDAFILFSSVAGAFGAAGQGNYAAANAYLDGLAEHRRSLGLPATSIAWGAWAEGGMATGGAAARRLELSGVRPMAPQDAVAKLRHAADGRTGGFVVADIAWDLFTRESGSGRPNPLFTALPEVRAAQPDGTAERREAEPAEALLARLADASGPERVRVLGGLVRRGAAEVLGFGSPDAVDPERGFVELGFDSLLAVRLRNRLGAETGLRLPHTVIYDHPTPAALAAHLLAELFAAPEEDPEPVPEVVPDGALLETDLDALDVDALIQLTRKSL